One genomic region from Anabaena sp. PCC 7108 encodes:
- a CDS encoding glycosyltransferase family 2 protein, which yields MQPNLTELPPPISNQLGLDWDEKEYSLSAQRFSLAELPRISIITPSYNQGHFIEQTIRSILLQGYTNLEYIIIDGGSTDNTVEIIKQYEPWISYWVSEPDNGQTHAINKGITKATGEIIAYLNSDDYYLPGTLFKVAEHFRQFPNTDLLHGICRYVNEEGEKIGEQFANIQTLAEILDLWDVWWKKRQFVQPEVFWTRRITEKVGCFKEDLNYVMDYEYWCRILQENGVVGKINSELSCFRFTSNQKSNQSQKVANELLELVRPILWDKTVPILFKDRLSLQGKWLYQVKFLHQVEQSVMSCDKKLIRWLKTTITVIQFPQILLASSFQSRFKHWFTQFGKNV from the coding sequence ATGCAACCAAATTTAACAGAGCTACCTCCACCTATATCTAATCAATTAGGTTTGGATTGGGATGAAAAAGAATATTCCTTATCAGCACAAAGATTTAGTCTTGCTGAATTACCGCGAATTAGTATTATTACACCCAGTTATAATCAAGGCCATTTTATTGAACAAACTATCCGCTCAATATTATTACAAGGGTATACCAATTTAGAATATATAATTATTGACGGTGGTAGCACAGATAATACAGTAGAGATTATCAAACAATATGAACCCTGGATATCCTATTGGGTAAGTGAGCCAGATAATGGTCAGACTCATGCTATTAATAAAGGCATTACCAAAGCAACTGGTGAAATCATAGCTTATCTAAACAGTGATGACTATTATTTACCAGGAACACTGTTTAAAGTTGCTGAACATTTTCGCCAATTTCCTAACACTGACTTACTGCATGGAATTTGTCGTTATGTAAATGAAGAAGGGGAAAAAATTGGTGAACAATTTGCCAATATCCAAACTCTAGCAGAGATTTTAGATTTATGGGATGTCTGGTGGAAAAAACGCCAGTTTGTACAGCCGGAAGTTTTCTGGACAAGACGCATTACCGAAAAAGTAGGCTGCTTTAAAGAAGACCTAAATTATGTGATGGATTATGAATACTGGTGTAGAATTTTGCAAGAAAATGGTGTCGTTGGCAAAATTAATAGTGAATTATCTTGCTTTAGATTTACTAGTAATCAAAAATCTAATCAGAGTCAAAAAGTTGCCAATGAGCTTCTAGAGTTAGTCCGTCCTATTCTTTGGGATAAAACTGTGCCAATACTCTTTAAAGATAGATTAAGTCTTCAAGGTAAATGGCTGTACCAAGTCAAGTTCTTACATCAAGTTGAACAGTCAGTTATGAGTTGTGACAAAAAATTAATTCGTTGGTTAAAAACCACTATAACTGTTATACAATTCCCACAAATATTACTAGCTTCATCTTTTCAATCAAGATTCAAGCACTGGTTCACACAATTTGGAAAAAATGTATAA
- a CDS encoding DapH/DapD/GlmU-related protein encodes MLSKKIRELIIPIRVKFFQKINEYLLESQRYTLMQQLKSYGDECHFYVPLYINKPSNLEIGNAVSIGTYVHMWCQGGVKIGNRVLIGSHTAITSVTHDYNQEDMRKNTILKPVVIEDDVWIGTHSVILPGVNIGKGAVIGANSVVTKDIEPYSIVFGSPAKHYKYRDSKECNQI; translated from the coding sequence ATGCTGAGTAAAAAGATTAGGGAGTTGATCATACCAATTAGAGTCAAATTTTTCCAGAAAATTAATGAATATCTCCTGGAAAGCCAAAGATATACTCTAATGCAGCAATTGAAAAGCTACGGTGATGAATGCCATTTTTATGTTCCATTGTATATCAATAAACCTAGTAATTTGGAAATTGGTAACGCAGTTTCAATTGGGACTTATGTACATATGTGGTGTCAAGGTGGAGTCAAGATTGGGAACCGCGTATTAATTGGATCTCATACAGCAATCACTTCAGTTACTCATGATTATAATCAAGAAGATATGCGAAAGAACACGATTCTAAAACCAGTAGTTATAGAAGATGATGTTTGGATTGGTACACATTCTGTAATTTTACCTGGTGTCAACATTGGTAAAGGCGCTGTGATAGGAGCTAATTCTGTAGTTACCAAAGATATTGAACCATATTCCATAGTTTTTGGTAGTCCTGCAAAACACTACAAGTATCGAGATAGCAAAGAATGCAACCAAATTTAA
- a CDS encoding ABC transporter ATP-binding protein, which produces MSDTVIRIENLSKKYIIGHQKQERHTALRDVIANQVKSVSSLINRKSKTENPEFEDFWALNDISFEVKQGDRVGIIGRNGAGKSTLLKILSRITEPTQGSIKIKGRVASLLEVGTGFHPELTGRENIFLNGAILGMSRVEIKRKFDEIVDFAEVEKFLDTPVKRYSSGMYVRLAFAVAAHLEPEILIIDEVLAVGDSAFQQKCLGKMEEVGQQGRTVLFVSHNMATVKQLCTRALLLFQGTLVFQGNPTETITKYMQKMTQEEPSSSSIKTYRHIKGDARAEIQKIIVNDINNSDIVVSIFEKIKISIEYKINEPITELDFFVLIYNLDEGEVQASLFQRDFELANHIQPSSDTDRINVEFINPLMPGKYTISAGIFDKNKRFVDWVEFAESFYVEPAFINGNKYDQRLGKMSIQGTWYAE; this is translated from the coding sequence ATGTCTGATACCGTTATTCGCATTGAAAACCTCAGTAAAAAATATATTATTGGACACCAGAAGCAAGAGCGCCATACCGCCTTGCGGGATGTAATCGCTAATCAGGTTAAGTCTGTTAGTAGTTTAATTAATCGCAAATCAAAAACCGAAAACCCTGAATTTGAAGATTTTTGGGCGCTAAATGATATTTCATTTGAAGTCAAGCAGGGTGATAGAGTTGGGATTATTGGTCGAAATGGGGCTGGAAAATCAACACTATTAAAGATTTTAAGCCGAATTACTGAACCCACCCAAGGAAGCATTAAAATTAAGGGAAGAGTTGCTAGTTTATTAGAGGTTGGTACTGGATTTCACCCAGAATTAACAGGTAGAGAAAATATCTTTCTCAATGGTGCAATTTTGGGAATGAGCAGGGTAGAAATTAAACGTAAATTTGATGAAATTGTCGATTTTGCAGAAGTAGAAAAGTTTTTAGATACTCCCGTCAAGCGTTATTCTTCAGGGATGTATGTCAGACTGGCCTTTGCGGTAGCTGCACATTTAGAACCAGAAATATTAATCATAGATGAAGTACTTGCTGTTGGAGATTCTGCCTTTCAGCAAAAGTGTCTAGGAAAAATGGAAGAAGTGGGACAGCAAGGTAGAACAGTTTTATTTGTTAGCCATAATATGGCTACTGTAAAACAACTATGTACTCGGGCATTGTTATTATTTCAAGGTACATTAGTTTTTCAAGGAAATCCGACTGAAACCATAACTAAGTATATGCAAAAAATGACTCAAGAAGAACCTTCTTCTTCTTCTATAAAAACATATAGACATATCAAAGGTGACGCTAGGGCAGAAATTCAAAAAATTATAGTAAATGATATTAACAACTCAGATATAGTAGTATCTATTTTTGAAAAAATTAAAATTTCTATTGAATATAAAATTAATGAGCCAATAACTGAATTAGATTTTTTTGTACTTATCTATAACCTAGACGAAGGGGAAGTACAAGCTAGTTTATTTCAGAGAGATTTTGAGTTGGCTAATCATATTCAGCCCTCATCTGATACAGACAGAATAAATGTTGAATTTATCAACCCTTTAATGCCAGGCAAATATACAATATCTGCTGGTATTTTTGATAAAAATAAACGCTTTGTCGATTGGGTAGAATTTGCTGAATCATTTTATGTAGAACCAGCTTTTATCAATGGGAACAAATACGATCAGCGTTTAGGTAAAATGAGTATTCAAGGCACTTGGTATGCTGAGTAA
- a CDS encoding ABC transporter permease: MKDIISQPELLIEAGRAEQQYWKDIWRYRELFYFLAWRDILVRYKQTAIGIAWALIRPFLTMVVFTVVFGQLAKLPSQGVPYPILVFSAMLPWQFFGNSLSECSNSLISNSNLISKVYFPRLIVPTSAVVVSFVDFLISGMILLALMAWYNFVPSWRILTLPLFISIAFAASMGAGLWLASLNVQYRDFRYIVPFIVQFGLYISPVGFSSSLVPEQWRFIYSLNPMVGVIDGFRWAILGGESHLYLPGFFLSFALVIVLLFTGIWYFRKMERKFADVI, encoded by the coding sequence ATGAAAGACATCATTTCCCAGCCAGAATTGCTTATTGAAGCCGGACGTGCAGAACAACAATATTGGAAAGATATCTGGCGCTATCGGGAACTGTTTTATTTCCTAGCATGGCGAGATATTTTAGTAAGGTACAAGCAAACCGCAATCGGCATAGCTTGGGCTTTAATTCGTCCGTTTCTGACAATGGTGGTGTTTACAGTCGTGTTTGGACAGTTAGCAAAATTGCCATCACAGGGTGTACCTTATCCTATCCTGGTCTTTTCAGCCATGTTACCCTGGCAGTTTTTCGGTAATTCCCTCTCAGAGTGCAGTAATAGTTTAATTAGCAATTCCAATCTCATCTCTAAAGTCTATTTTCCTCGCTTGATAGTGCCGACAAGTGCAGTAGTAGTCAGCTTTGTAGATTTTTTAATATCAGGAATGATCTTATTAGCGCTAATGGCATGGTACAACTTCGTCCCTAGTTGGCGTATTTTGACCCTACCCTTGTTTATTAGTATTGCTTTTGCCGCTTCCATGGGAGCAGGCTTATGGTTGGCTTCTTTGAATGTTCAATATCGAGATTTTCGTTATATAGTGCCGTTTATTGTGCAGTTTGGTCTATATATATCACCGGTTGGTTTTAGTAGCAGTCTTGTTCCCGAACAATGGCGATTTATCTACTCATTAAACCCAATGGTGGGGGTAATTGATGGTTTCCGCTGGGCAATTTTAGGCGGTGAGTCACATTTATATTTACCAGGATTTTTTCTATCCTTTGCACTAGTAATAGTACTATTATTTACTGGTATTTGGTATTTCCGCAAGATGGAAAGAAAGTTCGCTGATGTAATTTAG
- a CDS encoding glycosyltransferase family 4 protein, with the protein MAFWPKKSTTSDHKTSHNQNFKNNGDILTKKKAYIDIKQLYKDKIVTTSALSSAELSEPTEIRENLYDKLLKISVTSEFFPPDYAATGQLIEELVKQLEQQGADIEVFTGQPGYAFSTDKAPAVEQLGGIRIQRSRSTQVWSGRIRGKAVNGILFTLRAFLHLVKNFRRHNVFLLTSAPPFLPIAGYLAHLCFRVSYVCLLYDLYPDIAIALGVVSKNHPLTGFWRELNRKIWRQSKGIVVLSPDMKERVIAICPEVADKVSVIHSWGDPDLIVPIEKENNWFAKKHNLVNKFTVLYSGNMGRCHDIDTILETARQLQDEPIQFVCIGSGAKRERFIQEVNQLGLTNFLFLPYQDKQVLPYSLTACDLSLVSVEAGMESLVAPSKLYPALAAGRPVAVICSKYSYLRQLIADGKCGTAVENGDSLALANFIRRLNSDRKLAERMGKASRQYLQSNFTPQIIAQQYLSVLQQSNL; encoded by the coding sequence ATGGCATTCTGGCCGAAAAAGTCAACCACCTCTGATCACAAAACATCCCACAATCAAAATTTTAAAAATAATGGAGATATACTAACCAAAAAGAAAGCATATATTGACATCAAGCAACTTTACAAAGACAAAATTGTGACGACATCAGCATTATCTTCAGCAGAATTATCTGAGCCTACGGAAATCAGGGAAAACTTGTATGATAAATTACTTAAAATATCTGTAACTTCTGAGTTTTTTCCACCTGACTATGCTGCTACCGGACAGCTGATTGAAGAACTGGTAAAACAATTAGAACAGCAGGGTGCAGATATTGAAGTATTTACAGGACAGCCAGGATATGCATTTTCAACTGATAAAGCTCCCGCAGTTGAACAATTAGGTGGTATCCGTATTCAAAGATCACGCTCTACCCAAGTCTGGTCTGGAAGAATTCGTGGTAAAGCAGTTAATGGTATTCTCTTCACCTTACGTGCTTTTCTGCATTTGGTCAAAAATTTCCGCAGACACAATGTATTTCTACTGACTTCAGCACCTCCTTTTTTACCTATTGCTGGATATCTAGCTCACCTGTGTTTTAGAGTGTCTTACGTTTGCTTACTCTATGATCTTTATCCAGATATTGCGATCGCACTAGGAGTAGTATCTAAAAATCACCCTCTCACAGGATTTTGGCGAGAACTGAACCGCAAAATTTGGCGACAATCGAAAGGGATTGTGGTTCTCAGTCCTGATATGAAAGAGAGAGTCATAGCAATCTGTCCAGAGGTAGCAGATAAAGTATCAGTGATTCATAGTTGGGGAGATCCTGACTTGATTGTGCCAATAGAAAAAGAAAATAATTGGTTTGCCAAAAAACATAATTTAGTCAATAAATTCACCGTCCTCTATTCTGGTAACATGGGCAGGTGTCACGACATAGACACTATTTTAGAAACAGCCAGACAATTACAAGATGAACCAATTCAATTTGTTTGTATTGGCAGCGGAGCAAAACGAGAACGTTTTATCCAAGAAGTCAATCAATTAGGACTAACCAATTTCCTATTTTTACCCTATCAGGATAAGCAAGTACTACCTTATTCGCTGACAGCTTGCGATTTATCTCTAGTAAGTGTTGAAGCCGGGATGGAAAGCCTGGTTGCCCCTAGCAAGCTTTACCCAGCCTTAGCCGCTGGAAGACCAGTAGCCGTGATTTGTTCAAAGTATTCTTATTTGCGGCAACTAATTGCTGATGGAAAATGTGGTACAGCTGTTGAGAATGGAGATAGTTTGGCTTTAGCAAACTTTATTCGTCGGCTGAATAGCGATCGCAAACTAGCAGAACGCATGGGAAAAGCATCTCGGCAGTACTTGCAGTCAAACTTTACGCCGCAAATCATTGCTCAACAATATCTCAGCGTCCTTCAACAGTCTAATTTATAG
- a CDS encoding competence/damage-inducible protein A: MSAEIICVGTELLLGDILNSNAQYLAQQLAKLGIPHYYQTVVGDNPERLKQVIEIASSRVQILIFTGGLGPTPDDLTCETIADFFGVPLVEDPKIIEDITEKFAQRGRVMSPSNRKQALIPQGAKVLPNPTGTAPGIIWQPRPGLTIFTFPGVPSELYPMWQETAVPVLKSQGWGTEVIYSRSLRFWGIGESTLAEKVSDYLNLFNPTVATYAGKGEVRLRVSAKASSEAAAEALIAPIEHQLIEIAGLDYYGADDDNLASVVGKLLRESGETLSVAESCTGGGLGQMLTDISGSSDYFWGGVISYDNSVKVRLLGVNSADLDKFGAVSATVAEQMAIGVKNRLGTTWGLSITGIAGPTGGTDDKPVGLVYVGLAGPDSEVKSFEYRLGTIRGRSLIRHVSANAALDNLRRKLLTR, from the coding sequence ATGAGTGCAGAAATTATTTGTGTTGGTACTGAATTATTGCTAGGTGATATCCTCAACAGCAATGCTCAGTACCTAGCCCAGCAGTTAGCAAAATTAGGTATTCCCCATTATTATCAAACCGTAGTTGGGGATAATCCAGAAAGACTCAAGCAAGTGATAGAAATAGCATCATCACGGGTGCAAATTCTGATTTTCACCGGTGGACTTGGCCCCACACCTGATGACCTGACTTGTGAAACTATCGCTGATTTTTTTGGTGTTCCCTTAGTAGAAGATCCAAAAATTATTGAAGACATAACTGAGAAATTTGCCCAACGTGGCCGGGTGATGTCTCCAAGCAACCGCAAACAAGCTTTAATTCCCCAAGGTGCAAAAGTTTTACCCAATCCCACAGGTACAGCACCTGGTATTATTTGGCAACCCCGCCCAGGGTTAACTATTTTCACTTTTCCCGGTGTTCCTAGTGAACTTTACCCAATGTGGCAAGAAACTGCTGTACCTGTTCTCAAAAGTCAGGGTTGGGGTACAGAAGTTATTTACAGCCGCAGTTTAAGATTTTGGGGAATTGGAGAATCGACTTTAGCGGAAAAAGTCTCGGACTACCTAAATTTATTTAACCCGACAGTAGCAACCTATGCAGGTAAGGGAGAGGTAAGATTACGAGTTTCCGCAAAAGCCAGTTCAGAAGCTGCTGCTGAAGCTTTGATTGCACCAATTGAGCATCAACTGATAGAGATTGCTGGCTTAGATTATTATGGTGCTGATGATGATAACTTGGCTTCTGTGGTGGGTAAGTTATTGCGGGAGTCTGGGGAAACTCTCTCGGTAGCTGAATCTTGCACAGGTGGGGGATTAGGACAAATGTTGACCGATATTTCCGGTAGTTCTGATTACTTTTGGGGTGGGGTAATTTCTTATGATAATTCGGTTAAGGTTCGGCTTTTGGGGGTTAACTCCGCAGATTTAGATAAATTTGGGGCGGTGAGTGCAACTGTAGCAGAACAAATGGCGATTGGGGTAAAAAATCGCTTGGGTACTACTTGGGGTTTAAGTATTACCGGAATTGCCGGTCCAACTGGAGGAACTGATGATAAGCCTGTGGGTTTGGTGTATGTAGGTTTAGCCGGACCAGACTCCGAGGTGAAAAGTTTTGAGTATCGGTTGGGAACTATTCGTGGTCGGTCTTTAATTCGTCATGTAAGTGCAAATGCAGCGTTGGATAATTTACGACGCAAGTTGTTGACAAGGTAG
- the glyA gene encoding serine hydroxymethyltransferase, with protein MNKTNSDLLKLSDSTISELINQELQRQRDHLELIASENFTSAAVLAAQGSVLTNKYAEGLPGKRYYGGCEFVDKIEQIAIDRAKQLFGAAHANVQPHSGAQANFAVFLTLLEPGDTIMGMDLSHGGHLTHGSPVNVSGKWFQVRHYGVSQQTEQLDYDQIRDLALKERPKLLICGYSAYPRVIDFEKFRSIADEVGAYLLADIAHIAGLVATGHHPNPLPYCDVVTTTTHKTLRGPRGGLILTRDAELGKKLDKSVFPGTQGGPLEHVIAGKAVAFGEALKPEFTTYSGQVIENASALANQLQKRGFKLVSNGTDNHLMLVDLQSIGMTGKKADQLVSTVNITANKNTVPFDPQSPFVTSGLRLGSPAMTTRGLGVAEFTEIGNIISDRLLSPDADTVTVECRQRVAALCDRFPLYPNLEIPVPVLA; from the coding sequence GTGAATAAGACCAACTCAGACTTGCTTAAACTCTCAGATTCGACAATTAGCGAATTAATTAATCAAGAACTCCAGCGTCAACGTGACCACTTAGAGTTAATAGCCAGTGAAAACTTTACCTCTGCGGCTGTATTAGCGGCTCAAGGTTCTGTATTGACAAATAAATATGCTGAAGGCTTGCCAGGTAAGCGTTATTATGGCGGTTGTGAGTTTGTTGACAAAATTGAACAAATAGCAATTGACCGTGCCAAACAGCTATTTGGTGCTGCTCATGCCAATGTACAACCCCATTCTGGCGCACAAGCCAATTTTGCAGTTTTCCTGACTCTACTAGAACCAGGAGACACAATCATGGGCATGGATTTATCTCACGGGGGACATCTCACCCACGGTTCACCAGTGAATGTGTCGGGTAAGTGGTTCCAAGTCCGTCACTATGGCGTGAGTCAACAAACAGAACAATTAGATTACGACCAAATCCGCGACTTGGCTTTGAAAGAACGTCCTAAACTGCTAATTTGTGGTTATTCTGCCTATCCCCGCGTGATTGATTTTGAGAAATTCCGCAGCATTGCTGATGAAGTTGGGGCTTACCTATTAGCAGATATTGCTCACATTGCTGGTTTAGTTGCCACTGGTCATCATCCTAATCCCTTACCTTATTGTGATGTAGTCACAACTACAACACACAAAACTTTGCGTGGTCCAAGAGGTGGTTTAATTTTAACCCGTGATGCAGAACTTGGTAAGAAACTCGATAAATCAGTTTTTCCAGGAACTCAAGGCGGACCATTAGAACACGTAATTGCTGGTAAAGCAGTAGCTTTTGGTGAAGCACTGAAGCCAGAGTTTACAACCTATTCTGGTCAAGTAATTGAAAATGCTAGTGCTTTGGCTAATCAATTACAAAAACGAGGATTTAAATTAGTATCTAATGGCACAGATAATCATTTAATGTTAGTAGATTTACAGTCTATCGGCATGACAGGTAAAAAAGCAGATCAACTAGTTAGCACCGTGAATATTACTGCTAACAAAAATACAGTTCCTTTTGATCCACAGTCACCTTTCGTTACCAGTGGTTTAAGATTAGGATCTCCGGCGATGACTACAAGGGGATTAGGTGTGGCAGAATTTACGGAAATTGGCAACATTATTAGCGATCGCTTATTGTCTCCAGATGCCGATACAGTGACTGTAGAATGTCGGCAACGGGTAGCAGCCTTGTGCGATCGCTTCCCATTGTATCCAAATCTAGAAATTCCCGTCCCAGTTCTAGCCTAA
- a CDS encoding Tic20 family protein, whose translation MSLRGSTTVPDRIFASLPYLLPLIESLIFGSFLLRQFPVLNVLLLPLIPIRLVYNGLGQIGQIIVFFALFILVVRNEKINHFIRFNTMQAILLDIVIFLCSILFQILQPIPGTGFAIETLANTIFLGIVASVVYSVFQSLNGRYAEIPAISDAVYMQVR comes from the coding sequence ATGTCTTTACGCGGTTCGACAACGGTTCCCGACCGAATTTTCGCTTCTTTACCTTATTTACTACCTCTGATTGAAAGTCTCATATTTGGCAGCTTTTTATTAAGACAGTTTCCAGTCCTAAATGTGCTATTATTACCGCTTATACCAATCAGGTTAGTTTACAACGGCTTAGGGCAAATAGGTCAAATCATAGTCTTTTTTGCTTTGTTCATATTGGTGGTGAGAAACGAAAAAATCAATCACTTCATTCGTTTCAACACAATGCAAGCAATACTTTTGGATATTGTGATATTTTTGTGTTCAATCCTATTCCAAATCCTTCAGCCGATTCCTGGTACTGGGTTTGCTATAGAAACATTAGCTAACACTATCTTTTTAGGTATAGTTGCATCTGTTGTTTATTCTGTATTCCAGTCTTTAAATGGCCGTTATGCAGAAATTCCAGCTATTTCTGATGCTGTTTATATGCAAGTGCGTTAG
- a CDS encoding fumarylacetoacetate hydrolase family protein → MAQRYVRVKSQEGQIYYGLLQLSFNVEVLDAPPWLDGQPTDLILEPDKFQILAPCAPSKIVAVGKNYADHAAEMGTPVPVEPLIFLKPPTSIIGSEVEIKYPHQSQQVDYEGELALVIGDRICDCTPEQAQTKIWGYTIANDVTARDLQKKDAQWTRAKGFDTFCPLGPWIVRELNPGAKLQTFLNDNPHPVQSACIDQMVFSPDFLVSYISQVMTLLPGDVVLTGTPFGVGPLKIGDRIRVEIEGIGRLENTVVTR, encoded by the coding sequence ATGGCGCAGCGCTATGTGCGAGTTAAAAGTCAAGAAGGACAAATTTATTATGGGTTGCTGCAATTGTCCTTCAATGTGGAAGTTCTAGACGCTCCACCTTGGTTGGATGGTCAACCCACGGATTTAATCTTGGAACCGGACAAATTCCAAATCCTGGCTCCCTGTGCGCCTTCAAAAATTGTGGCAGTAGGCAAAAATTATGCAGATCATGCAGCCGAAATGGGAACTCCCGTACCGGTTGAACCGCTGATTTTCCTCAAGCCGCCTACATCTATCATCGGTTCGGAAGTCGAAATTAAGTATCCTCATCAGTCACAACAGGTAGACTATGAAGGCGAATTGGCGTTAGTGATTGGCGATCGCATTTGTGACTGTACACCAGAACAAGCCCAAACTAAGATTTGGGGTTACACCATCGCCAATGATGTCACAGCTAGGGATTTACAAAAAAAAGATGCCCAATGGACAAGAGCCAAAGGTTTTGATACTTTTTGTCCTCTTGGTCCTTGGATTGTCCGCGAATTAAACCCCGGCGCTAAATTACAGACGTTTTTGAATGATAATCCTCATCCAGTCCAATCTGCCTGTATTGATCAGATGGTTTTTTCCCCAGATTTTTTAGTGTCTTATATCAGTCAAGTAATGACACTCTTACCTGGGGATGTTGTGCTAACAGGTACGCCTTTTGGGGTCGGCCCCTTAAAAATAGGCGATCGCATTCGTGTAGAAATAGAAGGTATTGGTCGCTTAGAAAATACAGTTGTAACCCGATAA
- the rpsF gene encoding 30S ribosomal protein S6, whose protein sequence is MTTVYETMYILRPDLGDEQVDQAVTKYQNLLTEQGAEKIEIQNRGKRRLAYEINRHRDGIYIQFNYTAPATAIAPMERAMRLSEEVIRYLTIKQDVKEEEPETEAVAA, encoded by the coding sequence ATGACCACAGTTTACGAAACAATGTACATCCTGCGTCCTGATTTGGGAGATGAGCAGGTAGATCAAGCAGTTACTAAATACCAGAATTTGCTGACTGAGCAAGGTGCTGAGAAGATCGAAATTCAAAACCGTGGGAAGCGCCGTCTTGCTTATGAAATCAACAGGCATCGTGATGGTATCTACATCCAATTTAACTACACAGCCCCTGCAACTGCGATCGCGCCTATGGAACGCGCTATGCGATTGAGTGAAGAAGTTATTCGCTATCTAACTATTAAGCAGGATGTCAAGGAAGAGGAACCTGAAACAGAGGCGGTAGCAGCTTAA
- a CDS encoding Npun_F5560 family protein, with protein MSQSDTPNNQVLSTEVSQLRQELQLRDQLVQQLSQELFRLVKGNTNFIPQRSESECDLSQLEALREQLQAVEQQVTFYQDEITSRDAEIYQLRQSVQELTDRSRMLEQVVQELPQIYRRKFEERMTPVRDKVAILQRENRQLQAELQSVSYRLALKTRHASHSGIDLPNFSTTISEPSNISAPQNA; from the coding sequence GTGAGCCAATCTGACACACCCAACAACCAAGTTTTATCTACTGAAGTATCGCAGTTGCGTCAAGAGTTGCAACTTCGAGATCAGTTAGTGCAACAGCTATCTCAAGAACTATTCCGACTAGTAAAGGGTAATACCAATTTTATCCCTCAACGGTCTGAGTCTGAGTGCGATTTGAGTCAATTAGAAGCCTTACGGGAGCAACTCCAAGCTGTTGAACAGCAAGTGACGTTCTACCAGGATGAAATTACATCTCGTGATGCCGAAATATACCAATTGCGACAGTCAGTCCAAGAACTAACTGATCGTAGTCGAATGTTGGAGCAAGTTGTGCAAGAACTGCCCCAAATTTATCGGCGTAAATTTGAGGAACGCATGACTCCAGTTAGAGATAAGGTGGCAATTCTCCAACGAGAAAATAGGCAACTACAGGCAGAACTACAAAGTGTGAGTTATCGGTTAGCACTAAAAACTCGTCACGCCAGTCACAGTGGTATTGATTTACCAAATTTCTCTACTACTATATCTGAACCAAGTAATATCTCCGCTCCCCAAAATGCTTAA
- a CDS encoding STAS domain-containing protein, with protein sequence MTLTQEHQVILFKPQGSIDLDGGTALSEQMARINPQPQQLWVIDLSAVDFMDSSGLVPLVQGLKAVRESGCRLVLCNVQAPVRLILELTHLDSVFEIFSSYEDIFSSVKV encoded by the coding sequence ATGACTCTTACACAAGAACATCAAGTTATTTTGTTTAAACCCCAAGGAAGCATAGATTTAGACGGCGGTACGGCATTAAGCGAACAAATGGCTAGAATTAATCCCCAGCCTCAACAACTGTGGGTTATCGATCTATCAGCAGTTGATTTCATGGATAGTTCTGGGTTAGTCCCCCTGGTACAAGGACTGAAAGCAGTGCGTGAAAGTGGTTGTCGCTTAGTACTTTGCAACGTGCAAGCCCCTGTCAGATTGATTTTAGAACTCACGCACTTAGATTCAGTGTTTGAGATATTTAGCAGTTACGAAGATATATTCTCTAGCGTCAAGGTTTAA